One Roseomonas gilardii subsp. gilardii genomic region harbors:
- a CDS encoding HAD family hydrolase has product MAGLNAAFSAFGLPRWSLAEVRANVRKSLRDSFPTIFGAEWIRARDIFYAEVRARHLAVLEPMPGAGALLAEAARHVPLAVVSNKQGVLLRAEAAKLGWTGHFRALVGAGDAAADKPSPEPIRLACAACGVLPGPDVWYVGDNALDMEAARRAGCRGVLLGLAEHDGGLAAISRDGDYPDAEMMRSALAGLALPARLG; this is encoded by the coding sequence ATGGCCGGGCTGAACGCCGCCTTCTCGGCCTTCGGCCTGCCGCGATGGTCGCTGGCGGAGGTGCGGGCCAATGTCCGCAAGTCGCTCCGGGACTCCTTTCCCACGATCTTCGGGGCCGAATGGATCCGGGCGCGGGACATCTTCTACGCCGAGGTCCGGGCCCGGCACCTCGCGGTGCTGGAGCCCATGCCCGGCGCCGGCGCCCTGCTGGCGGAGGCCGCGCGCCATGTCCCGCTGGCGGTGGTATCCAACAAGCAGGGGGTGCTGCTGCGGGCCGAGGCCGCGAAGCTGGGCTGGACGGGCCATTTCCGCGCCCTGGTCGGGGCGGGGGACGCGGCGGCCGACAAGCCCTCGCCGGAGCCGATCCGCCTCGCCTGCGCCGCCTGTGGCGTTTTGCCGGGGCCGGATGTCTGGTATGTGGGGGACAACGCCCTGGATATGGAGGCCGCGCGCCGTGCCGGCTGCCGGGGCGTGCTGCTGGGCCTCGCCGAACATGATGGCGGTCTGGCGGCGATCTCGCGGGACGGGGATTACCCGGACGCCGAAATGATGCGTTCCGCCCTGGCGGGGCTTGCATTGCCGGCGCGCTTGGGCTGA
- the dusB gene encoding tRNA dihydrouridine synthase DusB — protein MIDCPVLLAPMSGVTDLPFRRLSRELGTPMVVSEMIASQAMVRENRQTLKMAEVDGFGGPASVQLAGCDPQVMAEAAKLAVDRGAAIVDINFGCPVKKVALGQSAGSALMRDEVAAARILEATARAVSVPVTLKMRMGWDHNSLNAPRLAVIARESGIRMVTVHGRTRQMFYTGKADWDFIAQVKAVAGIPVIANGDILNAADAAEALRRSGADGVMIGRGAYGRPWIMGAVAARLRGLPEDTVIAEEPSLAERYAIMLRHYEAMLDYHGRDPGMRLARKHLAWYSYGLPGSAEFRGRVNRADTVEAALEEVRRFWEPLIESGVTIQHGRAEAIAA, from the coding sequence ATGATCGATTGCCCGGTCCTGCTCGCCCCCATGTCGGGGGTGACGGACCTGCCCTTCCGGCGCCTGTCGCGCGAACTCGGCACGCCGATGGTGGTGAGCGAGATGATCGCCAGCCAGGCCATGGTGCGGGAGAACCGGCAGACGCTGAAGATGGCCGAGGTGGACGGCTTCGGCGGCCCGGCCTCGGTGCAGCTCGCGGGCTGCGACCCGCAGGTGATGGCGGAGGCGGCGAAGCTGGCCGTGGACCGGGGCGCCGCCATCGTGGACATCAATTTCGGCTGCCCGGTGAAGAAGGTCGCGCTCGGCCAGTCCGCCGGCTCGGCGCTGATGCGCGACGAGGTCGCGGCGGCGCGCATCCTGGAGGCCACGGCGCGTGCCGTTTCCGTGCCGGTGACGCTGAAGATGCGCATGGGCTGGGACCACAACAGCCTGAACGCGCCCCGGCTGGCGGTGATCGCGCGGGAAAGCGGCATCCGCATGGTCACGGTGCATGGGCGCACCCGGCAGATGTTCTACACGGGCAAGGCGGACTGGGACTTCATCGCGCAGGTGAAGGCGGTGGCGGGAATCCCGGTGATCGCCAATGGCGACATACTGAACGCCGCCGACGCGGCCGAGGCGCTGCGGCGTTCCGGCGCGGACGGCGTGATGATCGGGCGCGGCGCCTATGGGCGGCCCTGGATCATGGGCGCCGTCGCGGCCCGGCTGCGCGGGCTGCCGGAGGACACCGTGATCGCGGAGGAGCCCTCGCTGGCGGAACGCTACGCCATCATGCTGCGGCACTACGAGGCGATGCTGGATTATCACGGCCGCGACCCCGGCATGCGCCTCGCCCGCAAGCATCTTGCCTGGTACTCCTACGGCCTGCCCGGCAGCGCCGAATTCCGGGGGCGCGTGAACCGCGCCGACACGGTGGAGGCCGCGCTGGAGGAGGTCCGGCGCTTCTGGGAACCGCTGATCGAGAGCGGCGTCACCATCCAGCATGGCCGCGCGGAGGCGATTGCCGCATGA
- a CDS encoding bifunctional 2-C-methyl-D-erythritol 4-phosphate cytidylyltransferase/2-C-methyl-D-erythritol 2,4-cyclodiphosphate synthase, with amino-acid sequence MRVVALLVAAGRGQRFGAAEPKQFLSLAGRPVLRHAAEALLADGLVEAVLPVCSAGEEARVSGILGGLPVLPPVQGGLARQDSVRAGLEALAADPPDLVLVHDAARPVLPPGTVRAVVEALGQYHGAIPALPVSDTLKLCGEGVIAGTVPRDNLFRAQTPQGFRFATLLEAHRNGPVGATDDAALLEAAGHSVALVPGSEENVKVTYPSDLERLDAARRGALLPRVGTGYDVHRMVPGRAMILCGIHVEHEMGLDGHSDADVGIHALCDAIYGAMAEGDIGRHFPPSEAQWKDADSARFLRHAAGLVRERGGMIANADVTLICERPKITPHAPAMRARLAELMGIPLGRVSVKATTSERLGFTGRGEGIAAQAAVSVLLPD; translated from the coding sequence ATGCGCGTCGTCGCGCTTCTGGTGGCCGCCGGTCGCGGCCAGCGCTTCGGCGCCGCAGAGCCCAAGCAGTTCCTGTCGCTGGCGGGCCGCCCGGTGCTGCGCCATGCCGCCGAGGCGCTGCTGGCGGACGGGCTGGTGGAGGCCGTGCTGCCGGTCTGCTCGGCCGGGGAGGAAGCGCGGGTGAGCGGAATCCTCGGCGGCCTGCCCGTGCTGCCACCCGTGCAGGGCGGCCTGGCGCGGCAGGACAGCGTGCGGGCCGGACTGGAGGCCCTGGCGGCGGACCCGCCGGACCTCGTCCTGGTGCATGATGCCGCCCGGCCGGTGCTGCCGCCGGGCACGGTCCGCGCGGTGGTCGAGGCGCTCGGACAGTATCATGGGGCGATTCCCGCCCTGCCGGTCAGCGACACGCTGAAGCTTTGCGGCGAGGGCGTCATCGCCGGCACCGTGCCGCGCGACAACCTGTTCCGGGCGCAGACGCCGCAGGGCTTCCGCTTCGCCACGTTGCTGGAGGCGCACCGGAACGGGCCGGTCGGCGCCACGGACGATGCGGCGCTGCTGGAAGCGGCCGGACACTCGGTGGCCCTGGTGCCGGGGTCGGAGGAGAATGTGAAAGTGACCTATCCCAGCGACCTGGAGCGACTGGATGCCGCGCGGCGTGGTGCCCTGCTGCCGCGCGTCGGCACGGGCTATGACGTGCACCGGATGGTGCCCGGGCGTGCGATGATCCTGTGCGGCATCCATGTCGAGCACGAGATGGGCCTGGACGGGCATTCGGATGCGGATGTCGGCATCCACGCCCTCTGCGACGCGATCTACGGCGCCATGGCGGAGGGCGATATCGGCCGGCATTTCCCACCCTCCGAGGCCCAGTGGAAGGACGCGGACAGCGCCCGCTTCCTGCGCCATGCGGCGGGTCTGGTGCGGGAGCGCGGCGGGATGATCGCCAATGCCGATGTCACCCTGATCTGCGAGCGGCCGAAGATCACCCCCCACGCCCCCGCCATGCGCGCCCGGCTGGCCGAGCTGATGGGCATCCCCCTCGGCCGCGTCTCGGTGAAGGCCACCACCTCCGAGCGCCTGGGCTTCACCGGCCGTGGCGAGGGCATCGCTGCTCAGGCAGCGGTCTCGGTGTTGCTGCCGGACTGA
- the hfq gene encoding RNA chaperone Hfq codes for MAAEKSQNVQDVFLNHVRKSKTPVTVFLVNGVKLQGIITWFDNFSVLLRRDGHTQLVYKHAISTVMPGAPIQLFDAASSGQQAPERPLRETTMTLQREPQPVGSSD; via the coding sequence ATGGCCGCCGAGAAGTCCCAGAATGTTCAGGACGTGTTCCTGAACCATGTCCGCAAGAGCAAGACCCCCGTCACGGTTTTCCTCGTGAACGGCGTGAAGCTCCAGGGCATCATTACCTGGTTTGATAATTTTTCCGTGCTGCTTCGTCGCGACGGGCATACCCAGCTCGTCTACAAGCACGCCATCAGCACGGTCATGCCGGGTGCCCCGATCCAACTCTTCGATGCCGCCTCGTCGGGTCAGCAGGCGCCCGAGCGCCCGCTGCGCGAGACGACCATGACCCTGCAGCGGGAGCCGCAACCTGTCGGCAGTTCTGACTGA
- a CDS encoding two-component system sensor histidine kinase NtrB produces the protein MPVVVLDEADRFHFANPAAELFFDLSAVSLAQISLHELLPEDSRLFSLIRQVRMAEAPVSDHDLILESPRLHRTDVTAHGAPLPELPGAVVLTLQDGSTAQKLDRQLNFRGAARGASAMAAMLAHEVKNPLSGIRGAAQLLEQSVEEGDRELCTLIQDEVDRIRDLVERMDMFSERPVERGPVNIHEALGHVRRVAGTGFAAHLRIVEEYDPSLPLVLGNRDLLVQVLLNLVKNAAEAVDPVEGEIVLSTAYRHGVRIAIPGSDERVHLPLEVCVRDNGPGIPEEVRANLFEPFVTTKRGGQGLGLALVAKLVADAGGLIACESRPGRTVFRLALPMPPVVQAAPPAARAVDRSPSSRAAKDPAAP, from the coding sequence ATGCCGGTCGTGGTGCTGGATGAGGCCGACCGCTTCCACTTCGCCAACCCGGCGGCGGAGCTCTTCTTCGACCTGTCCGCCGTGTCCCTGGCGCAGATCTCGCTGCACGAGCTGCTGCCCGAGGACAGCCGGCTCTTCTCGCTGATCCGGCAGGTGCGGATGGCGGAGGCGCCCGTGTCCGACCATGACCTGATCCTGGAAAGCCCCCGCCTGCACCGGACCGACGTGACCGCCCATGGCGCGCCCTTGCCGGAACTGCCGGGGGCGGTGGTGCTGACGCTGCAGGACGGTTCCACGGCGCAGAAGCTGGACCGGCAGCTCAACTTCCGTGGCGCGGCGCGCGGCGCCTCGGCCATGGCGGCGATGCTGGCGCATGAGGTGAAGAACCCGCTTTCCGGCATCCGCGGCGCCGCCCAGCTCCTGGAACAATCGGTGGAGGAGGGCGACCGCGAGCTCTGCACACTGATCCAGGACGAGGTGGACCGCATCCGCGACCTCGTCGAGCGGATGGACATGTTCAGCGAGCGCCCGGTGGAGCGGGGCCCGGTGAACATCCACGAGGCGCTGGGCCATGTCCGCCGCGTGGCCGGGACGGGCTTCGCCGCGCATCTGCGCATCGTGGAGGAATACGACCCCTCCCTGCCGCTGGTCCTGGGCAACCGGGACCTGCTGGTGCAGGTGCTGCTGAACCTGGTGAAGAACGCCGCCGAGGCGGTGGACCCGGTGGAGGGGGAGATCGTCCTGTCCACCGCCTACCGCCACGGCGTCCGCATCGCCATCCCCGGCAGCGACGAGCGCGTGCACCTGCCGCTGGAGGTCTGCGTCCGAGACAACGGGCCGGGCATCCCGGAGGAGGTCCGCGCCAACCTCTTCGAGCCCTTCGTGACCACCAAGCGGGGCGGGCAGGGGCTCGGCCTGGCGCTGGTGGCCAAGCTGGTGGCCGATGCCGGCGGTCTGATCGCCTGCGAGAGCCGGCCGGGCCGCACCGTCTTCCGCCTCGCCCTGCCGATGCCGCCGGTGGTGCAGGCCGCCCCACCCGCCGCCCGGGCTGTTGATCGTTCCCCGTCTTCCCGCGCCGCCAAGGACCCCGCCGCACCGTGA
- a CDS encoding D-amino-acid transaminase yields the protein MSRIAYVNGQYVPQRQACVNVEDRGYQFGDGIYEVVHIYKGRFIDEDRHLARLERSLREIRIPMPMTLAALRSVLRELVRRNRIAEGLVYMQVTRGVAPRDHAFPRKPVPPAVVMTVKRVPPYPASIEGWNLKAITAPDERWARPDIKTVNLLPNVLARQAAKEKGASEAILFDPATKEVMEGAATSFWIVDEAGTIRTRRLDQHILPGCTRGALIAEMQAAGIRFEEGSFTLDDLARAREAFITSATSFVKPVVEVDGKPVGDAKAGPVARQLFDLFARHVKGGLPNAA from the coding sequence ATGTCGCGTATCGCCTATGTGAACGGCCAGTACGTTCCGCAGCGCCAGGCCTGCGTGAACGTGGAGGACCGGGGCTACCAGTTCGGGGACGGGATCTACGAGGTCGTCCATATCTACAAGGGACGCTTCATCGACGAGGATCGTCACCTGGCCCGGCTGGAGCGCAGCCTGCGCGAGATCCGCATCCCGATGCCGATGACGCTGGCGGCGCTGCGCTCGGTGCTGCGCGAGCTGGTGCGGCGGAACCGGATCGCCGAGGGGCTGGTCTATATGCAGGTGACGCGGGGCGTGGCGCCGCGCGACCATGCCTTCCCCAGGAAGCCGGTGCCGCCCGCGGTGGTGATGACGGTCAAGCGCGTCCCGCCCTATCCGGCCAGCATCGAGGGCTGGAACCTCAAGGCCATCACCGCCCCGGACGAGCGCTGGGCCCGGCCGGACATCAAGACCGTGAACCTGCTGCCCAACGTGCTGGCGCGGCAGGCGGCGAAGGAGAAGGGGGCCTCCGAGGCCATCCTTTTCGACCCTGCGACGAAGGAGGTGATGGAGGGCGCCGCGACCAGCTTCTGGATCGTGGACGAGGCCGGCACCATCCGCACCCGGCGGCTGGACCAGCATATCCTGCCCGGCTGCACCCGCGGCGCGCTGATCGCCGAGATGCAGGCGGCCGGCATCCGCTTCGAGGAAGGGAGCTTCACCCTGGACGACCTCGCCCGGGCGCGGGAGGCCTTCATCACATCCGCCACCTCCTTCGTGAAGCCGGTGGTCGAGGTGGACGGGAAGCCCGTGGGCGACGCCAAGGCCGGGCCGGTGGCGCGGCAGCTCTTCGACCTCTTCGCCCGGCATGTGAAGGGCGGTCTCCCGAACGCCGCGTGA
- a CDS encoding sigma-54-dependent transcriptional regulator, producing MAHDILIVDDEPDIRSLIEGILQDEGYETRSARNSDEALASFRQRRPNLVILDIWLQGSRLDGLGILQAIHGEEPQVPVVMISGHGTIETAVQAIQQGAYDFIEKPFQSDRLLLVVSRALEAARLKRENSELRLRSGPETELAGVSSAIAQLRQAIERLAPTGSRALITGPAGSGKEVAARMIHARSKRSAEPFVALNCATLNPARFEEELFGVEGGSDPATQPRRAGVLERAHGGTLLLDEVADMPLETQGKIVRALQEQGFERVGGSTRVKVDVRVLATTNRDLSAEIAAGRFREDLFYRLAVVPLRVPPLRERREDVPVLARSLMARSAEAAGIPPREISEDAMAAMQAYDWPGNVRQLRNIVDWLLIMAPGGAGESIRPEMLPPEIGSAAPAMLKLDRSSEIMTLPLREARELFERQYLEAQLLRFCGNISRTANFVGMERSALHRKLKFLGVSADERANASVGA from the coding sequence ATGGCGCATGACATCCTGATCGTGGATGATGAGCCCGACATCCGGTCCCTGATCGAGGGCATCCTGCAGGATGAGGGGTACGAGACGCGTTCGGCGCGGAATTCTGACGAGGCGCTGGCTTCCTTCCGCCAGCGGCGCCCGAACCTCGTGATCCTGGATATCTGGCTGCAGGGATCGCGCCTCGACGGGTTGGGCATCCTCCAGGCCATTCACGGCGAGGAACCACAGGTGCCGGTGGTGATGATCTCGGGGCACGGCACCATCGAGACGGCGGTCCAGGCGATCCAGCAGGGGGCCTACGACTTCATCGAGAAGCCTTTTCAATCGGATAGGCTGCTACTCGTGGTCTCCCGGGCATTGGAAGCCGCGCGGCTGAAGCGGGAGAACAGCGAGCTGCGCCTGCGGAGTGGTCCGGAAACGGAGCTCGCGGGCGTCTCTTCCGCCATCGCCCAGCTTCGCCAGGCGATCGAGCGGCTGGCTCCGACGGGATCACGCGCGCTGATCACCGGCCCCGCCGGCTCCGGCAAGGAGGTGGCGGCGCGGATGATCCATGCGCGCTCCAAGCGGTCCGCCGAGCCTTTCGTGGCGCTGAACTGCGCCACGCTGAATCCCGCGCGCTTCGAGGAGGAGCTGTTCGGCGTCGAGGGCGGGTCGGACCCGGCCACCCAGCCGCGCCGCGCCGGCGTGCTGGAGCGTGCCCATGGCGGCACGCTCCTGCTCGACGAGGTCGCGGACATGCCGCTGGAGACCCAGGGCAAGATCGTCCGGGCGTTGCAGGAGCAGGGTTTCGAGCGCGTCGGCGGTTCCACGCGGGTGAAGGTGGATGTGCGCGTGCTGGCCACCACCAACCGCGACCTTTCCGCCGAGATCGCCGCCGGGCGCTTCCGGGAGGACCTCTTCTACCGCCTCGCCGTGGTGCCCCTGCGGGTGCCTCCGCTGCGGGAGAGGCGGGAGGACGTGCCGGTGCTGGCGCGCTCCCTGATGGCCCGTTCCGCCGAGGCCGCCGGCATCCCGCCGCGCGAGATCAGCGAGGACGCCATGGCGGCGATGCAGGCCTATGACTGGCCGGGCAATGTCCGCCAGCTCCGCAACATCGTGGACTGGCTGCTGATCATGGCGCCGGGCGGGGCGGGGGAGAGCATCCGGCCGGAGATGCTGCCGCCCGAGATCGGCTCCGCCGCCCCGGCCATGCTGAAGCTGGACCGTTCCAGCGAGATCATGACCCTGCCGCTGCGCGAGGCGCGCGAGCTTTTCGAGCGGCAGTATCTGGAGGCGCAGCTCCTGCGCTTCTGCGGCAATATCAGCCGCACGGCGAATTTCGTCGGCATGGAACGCAGCGCCCTGCACCGGAAGCTGAAGTTCCTGGGGGTGAGCGCCGATGAGCGTGCCAATGCCAGCGTGGGGGCCTGA
- a CDS encoding sensor histidine kinase NtrY-like translates to MSSAPASRSLTRRAADLLLGRAMTLGLALGALLLGIGTFTLLSNGSPFGPTRPGQVAAMVLVNAAFLLLLGASLAGRLVRVWAERRSGSAGSRLHVRLVLMFGVVAVVPALLVGTFAAVFFNLGIQAWFSDRVRSTLEASLVASRAYLDEHRNAIRADALGMAADLNRASMLLQSNPEAFGRLLATHTAMRGLTDAIVYEPVLGTVVAHAGLSTATVMPPLESWAYELARSGEVVVLPNESDEPRVQALVMLDIAPGLILQIGRPVDSGVLEHMRATERAFQAYDQLDRNRSGLQITFAMIFAIAALLVLMAAVLIGLVLATQIARPIARLITAAERVRGGDLSVKVEEGPQNDEVASLSRAFNRMTNQLAAQRSELMEAYRQIDERRRFTETVLSGVSAGVVGLDAEGRVNLPNRSASDLLGKDMEAAIGQPLAEVVPEFAPLIRAATAAPEREQTAEIRLGAAPERRTLLARMGAEVQSGQVVGYVLTFDDITALLSAQRKAAWADVARRIAHEIKNPLTPIQLSAERLKRRYLKEIASDPDTFQACTDTIVRQVGDLRRMVDEFSAFARMPQPVIRPEDLSRLAREAMVLQRDAHPAITYETRFPENGPVVPCDRRLLNQALINLLQNAADAIVMRPGGEAGGHIAFTVAVDKDGAAFIVEDNGIGLPTGDDRDQLTEPYVTHKAKGTGLGLAIVKKIMEDHGGRLTLSDRGDGPGARASLFLPFAPPGDRTGDKPGEKREGHAVPGETARETESLRHGA, encoded by the coding sequence ATGAGTTCCGCTCCCGCTTCCCGCAGCCTCACCAGGCGCGCGGCCGACCTCCTCCTGGGCCGGGCGATGACCCTCGGCCTGGCCCTGGGGGCGCTGCTGCTGGGCATCGGCACCTTCACCCTTCTGTCCAATGGCAGCCCCTTCGGCCCGACCCGGCCGGGGCAGGTCGCCGCCATGGTGCTGGTGAACGCCGCCTTCCTGCTGCTGCTCGGGGCCTCGCTGGCCGGGCGGCTGGTGCGGGTCTGGGCGGAGCGCCGCTCGGGCAGCGCCGGCTCGCGCCTGCATGTGCGGCTGGTGCTGATGTTCGGTGTGGTGGCGGTGGTGCCGGCCCTGCTGGTGGGCACCTTCGCGGCGGTCTTCTTCAACCTGGGCATCCAGGCCTGGTTCAGCGACCGCGTGCGCTCGACGCTGGAGGCCAGCCTCGTCGCTTCCCGCGCCTATCTGGACGAGCACCGGAACGCCATCCGGGCGGATGCGCTGGGCATGGCGGCCGATCTTAACCGCGCCTCGATGCTGCTCCAGAGCAATCCGGAGGCTTTCGGGCGTCTGCTGGCCACCCATACCGCCATGCGCGGCCTGACGGATGCCATCGTCTATGAGCCGGTCCTGGGCACCGTGGTCGCCCATGCGGGGCTTTCCACCGCCACGGTCATGCCGCCGCTGGAAAGCTGGGCCTATGAGCTGGCCCGCTCCGGCGAGGTCGTGGTGCTGCCCAACGAATCGGACGAGCCGCGTGTACAGGCGCTGGTGATGCTGGACATCGCGCCAGGGCTGATCCTGCAGATCGGTCGCCCGGTGGATTCCGGGGTGCTGGAGCATATGCGGGCCACGGAGCGGGCCTTCCAGGCCTATGACCAGCTCGACCGCAACCGCTCCGGGCTGCAGATCACCTTCGCCATGATCTTCGCCATCGCGGCCCTGCTGGTGCTGATGGCGGCGGTGCTGATCGGGCTTGTCCTGGCCACCCAGATCGCCCGGCCGATCGCCCGGCTGATCACCGCGGCGGAGCGGGTGAGGGGCGGCGACCTGTCCGTGAAGGTGGAGGAGGGGCCGCAGAACGACGAGGTCGCCTCCCTGTCCCGCGCCTTCAACCGCATGACCAACCAGCTCGCCGCCCAGCGGTCGGAGCTGATGGAGGCCTATCGCCAGATCGACGAGCGCCGGCGCTTCACCGAGACGGTGCTCTCGGGCGTGTCCGCCGGGGTGGTGGGGCTGGATGCGGAGGGGAGGGTGAACCTGCCGAACCGTTCCGCCTCCGACCTGCTGGGCAAGGACATGGAGGCCGCGATCGGCCAGCCCCTGGCGGAGGTGGTGCCGGAATTCGCGCCGCTGATCCGCGCCGCCACGGCGGCACCCGAGCGCGAGCAGACCGCCGAGATCCGCCTCGGCGCCGCACCGGAGCGGCGCACCCTGCTCGCCCGCATGGGGGCGGAGGTGCAGTCCGGGCAGGTGGTGGGCTATGTCCTGACCTTCGACGACATCACGGCCCTGCTCTCGGCGCAGCGGAAGGCCGCCTGGGCCGATGTGGCGCGGCGCATCGCGCATGAGATCAAGAACCCGCTGACCCCGATCCAGCTCTCGGCGGAACGGCTGAAGCGGCGCTACCTGAAGGAGATCGCCTCCGACCCGGACACGTTCCAGGCCTGCACCGACACCATCGTCCGGCAGGTCGGCGATCTCCGGCGCATGGTGGACGAGTTCTCCGCCTTCGCCCGCATGCCGCAGCCGGTGATCCGCCCCGAGGACCTGTCACGCCTGGCGCGGGAGGCCATGGTACTCCAGCGGGACGCACATCCGGCCATCACCTACGAGACCCGCTTCCCGGAGAATGGCCCGGTGGTGCCCTGCGACCGGAGGTTGCTGAACCAGGCGCTGATCAACCTGCTGCAGAACGCCGCCGACGCGATCGTGATGCGCCCCGGGGGCGAGGCGGGCGGGCACATCGCGTTCACTGTCGCGGTGGACAAGGACGGGGCGGCCTTCATCGTCGAGGACAACGGTATAGGCTTGCCGACCGGCGACGACAGGGACCAGCTCACGGAACCGTACGTGACCCATAAGGCGAAAGGCACCGGTCTGGGCCTTGCCATCGTGAAGAAGATCATGGAGGACCATGGTGGCCGGCTGACGCTGAGCGACCGTGGGGACGGTCCGGGGGCGCGGGCGTCGCTCTTCCTGCCTTTCGCGCCCCCCGGTGATCGCACTGGGGACAAACCGGGCGAGAAGAGGGAGGGTCATGCCGTGCCAGGTGAGACTGCCAGGGAAACGGAGAGCCTTCGTCATGGCGCATGA
- the ntrC gene encoding nitrogen regulation protein NR(I) produces MSEQTILIADDDRAIRTVLSQALGRAGYNVRATSSAATLWRWVEDGEGDLVITDVVMPDENGLDLLPRIKRVRPDMRVLVMSAQSTFTTAVKAAQRGAFEYLPKPFDLKELLSVVGRALTTPAPSLAPPEEGESERLPIIGRSTAMQEIYRTVARLTTTDLTVMITGESGTGKELVARALHDYGKRRTGPFVAINMAAIPRELIEAELFGHERGAFTGALARGVGRFEQAAGGTLFLDEIGDMPPEAQTRLLRVLQEGEFTTVGGRQPIKANVRIIAATHRDLRQAIRAGTFREDLFYRLNVVPIRLPPLRERLEDIPLLARHFLERARAAGLPGKTLDEEAMERLKDHSWPGNARELENLMRRLAALYPQEVIGADAVAAELTETESSPLLPGEPRSPETLEQAVERHLNSFLGAHRDGMPVRDLYERVVSEVERPLIRLALAATRGNQIKAAAMLGLNRNTLRKKIRELELPVVRGLS; encoded by the coding sequence GTGAGTGAGCAGACCATCCTGATCGCCGACGACGACCGGGCGATCCGCACCGTCCTGTCGCAGGCCCTGGGGCGCGCCGGCTACAATGTCCGCGCCACCTCCTCCGCCGCCACGCTCTGGCGCTGGGTGGAGGATGGGGAGGGCGACCTCGTCATCACCGATGTCGTGATGCCCGACGAGAACGGGCTCGACCTCCTGCCCCGGATCAAGCGCGTGCGCCCCGACATGCGCGTGCTGGTGATGTCGGCCCAGTCCACCTTCACCACGGCGGTCAAGGCGGCCCAGCGCGGCGCCTTCGAGTACCTGCCCAAGCCCTTCGACCTGAAGGAGCTGCTCTCGGTGGTGGGGCGCGCGCTCACCACCCCCGCCCCCTCGCTGGCCCCGCCGGAGGAAGGGGAGAGCGAGCGCCTGCCGATCATCGGGCGCTCCACGGCGATGCAGGAGATCTACCGCACCGTCGCACGGCTCACGACCACCGACCTGACGGTGATGATCACCGGCGAGTCCGGCACCGGCAAGGAGCTGGTGGCGCGCGCCCTGCACGACTACGGCAAGCGCCGCACCGGCCCCTTCGTGGCGATCAACATGGCCGCCATCCCGCGCGAGCTGATCGAGGCCGAGCTGTTCGGCCATGAGCGCGGTGCCTTCACCGGGGCGCTGGCGCGCGGCGTGGGCCGCTTCGAGCAGGCGGCGGGCGGCACGCTTTTCCTCGACGAGATCGGCGACATGCCGCCGGAGGCGCAGACCCGCCTGCTGCGCGTGTTGCAGGAGGGCGAGTTCACCACCGTCGGCGGGCGCCAGCCGATCAAGGCCAATGTCCGCATCATCGCGGCCACCCATCGCGACCTGCGCCAGGCGATCCGGGCCGGGACCTTCCGCGAGGACCTGTTCTATCGCCTGAACGTGGTGCCCATCCGCCTGCCGCCGCTGCGCGAGCGGCTGGAGGACATCCCGCTGCTCGCCCGCCACTTCCTGGAACGCGCCCGCGCCGCCGGCCTGCCCGGCAAGACGCTGGACGAGGAGGCGATGGAGCGGCTGAAGGACCATTCCTGGCCGGGCAATGCGCGGGAGCTGGAGAACCTGATGCGCCGCCTCGCCGCGCTCTATCCGCAGGAGGTGATCGGCGCTGACGCGGTGGCGGCGGAGCTGACCGAGACGGAAAGCAGCCCGCTCCTGCCCGGCGAGCCGCGCAGCCCGGAAACGCTGGAGCAGGCGGTGGAACGCCACCTGAACAGCTTCCTCGGAGCCCATCGCGACGGGATGCCAGTCCGCGACCTCTATGAGCGCGTGGTCTCCGAGGTGGAGCGGCCGCTGATCCGGCTGGCCCTGGCGGCGACGCGGGGCAACCAGATCAAGGCGGCGGCGATGCTGGGGCTGAACCGGAACACACTGCGCAAGAAGATCCGGGAGCTGGAACTGCCCGTGGTCCGCGGCCTGTCCTGA